The nucleotide sequence ATAACGATAAAAGGCTTTCTCGAGCATAGTTCAGATTGTGTTTAGCATTTTCTTGCTAAGTATTCTGCCAAGTTACGAGGGGTTCCATAAGATATGTCCATAAATAGAAATTATTGATGAGCTAGAGTTCATGTAGCTGATCCTTCTAGTGGGATTTATTCTGCTAAGTTGTGAATTGGTGTGAATATTGAATTGCCCTGCATTTGGGGGAATAAAATCTGTTCACTGGTAAATTGCTAATAGCCTAAACGACTActttttcatatgtttttaatgTACTGCTCAAACTAATGCATAATCCTGCAAATCGCTCAACTTACTTTGTTCGTTGCACATTGATCTTTtggttctctttttttttttcttgttttttttttcttttggtcttCAAGACCACCATTTGATTCTGTAGAATATCAGGTTTTAACATAACTTTTTAAATGTTTGTGCCATTATACTTTTTTATAGGTCCTGGCTCAGGTGATTAGATTTCATCCCAAAGTGCCAGGTGTCTGGATATATGCTGCAGCTTGGGAGTTTGACCAAAACTTAAATGCTGCAGCTGCTCGTTCTATCATGCAAAGTGGGTTGAGAGCTTGTCCAACTTCAGAGGATCTTTGGGTGGAGTATCTTCGAATGGAGCTTACTTACCTTAATAAGTTAAAGGCAAGAAAGGTTGCTCTTGGAGAAGATGAGGGAACACTTACTCGGAATTATGAAGTTGCTGAGGAGAACCAATGGAGAGATGAAAACAAAGAATTGTTTGTGGCCCTTGACAAGAGTGGAGATAATGATGAATCTGCAGCTCTCCAAAATGAAGAATCCAAGAAGTTAGATTTGTTTCAGGAACAAGGTTTGAGCATTCTTCAAACTATTTATGGTGGTGCTGTTGAAGCCCTGCCTTCTTCTTTGAGCCTTAGAAAGCGGTTTGTTGAGATACTGGAAGCAATAAACTTAGGTCGTTCTGAAGAAATGCGAAAAGAGATACTGGCTGACATGAAAAGAGATTTTGCGAAGGATCCAGAGTATTGGGACTGGCTTGCAAGACTAGAAATTACTAATTCTACAAGCACACAGGTGTTGAATAAAGAAATCACACCTGCTCGGTTAGATAAAGCAATTCAGGTACAATACCATGTGAACTGGCCGCTTCAATTGAGTCCTGATAGGTAGTCCTATAGACAGATGTGTTTACTCAGCAAGTCTTTAGATTCCAGGAAGAAAGTAAGACTGCTTTCATCAATGCATAGGTCTTTTTGGCTCATTGTGGTGCTTTTGCTGCACGGCATTGCATGCACAAGATATGACTGCACCTCACAAGCAAATTATACTTTTGGCTCATATTTGCAGGCCaagtatatttatttgtatCTGCAGCAAAGTTCATGGCCCCTTAGCAACCATATTTTTTGTGTTCTCTCTTCACTTCCCCTCCCCATGACAACCATTTTGGATGCCTTTTTCTCTGTCCACTGGAAATGCAACTTCACATCTATTTTAAGTGTAGAAAGACAATAACTAGCTATTGGTCTTTAGTATGCTTGATAAACAATGGAAAACAAAGGCATCTCTATTTCTTATTGTTGTGATACACGATTCATGGAATTTTGAATCACAATAACGGGCAGCAGGATGAAGCAGATGCTTTTCTGCTTATGATTTGTGAATGCTTTACTTTCGAAGGACCATTAGGATATGAATTAAATGGTCCATTCAGTTGAATTTCAAGACATATCCATTATGCTCCTTTGCAATAGTATTAGCCTACTAATTATATCAATATCTTCTTTCTTGTGTTGCTGAATACCAAGAATGTCATGCTAAGAAGTAATGAAGTTTTTCTGTCAAGCATTTTTCTCTGTGTCGACTGTATGCCTGTTTATAATCTTGATGATCAGCTTGCATATCTGCCACCTGCAGGTTTATGAAGAGGCTATAGAAGTTCTTCCTTCAGATGAGATGTTTAGTCGCTATACAAGGTTTTTGAGGGAGGTTATTGGTCAAAAAAATGGAGATGCACAAAGTCCTGGGGCTATCTGTCCTTCTGGTCATGCTTTAGATCTTATTTCACATACTCTGGTGGTATATGAAAGGGCAGAGAGTGAGGGGTGCATTACTGAAGATCTTGCTTGCCAATATGTTTCATTTTATATGCAAGCAAGGAGATTGGAGGAAGCTAGGAAGCTGGCAGAAAAGCTATGTAATGGAAAACTTTCTAATGCAGTAGAGTTGTGGGTACTGAGGCTTTCACTAGAGATGAGATGTGTTACAGAGAGATCTGGTTTCCCAAGTAAAGCTGATCTTATGTCTGTCTTTGAGCTTCTCAAAAGTGTTCTTAGAGAAATGGCTGTTTGGAAAGCCAAGAGCTTGTGGCTTATGGTATGAGCAATACTCCCATATTTTGCCTGTGTTTGTTTCAGAACTCAGTGATCTGTAAATTCTTTTATGACTGACCTGAAACTATAATTCTGTGCACCCTAATCTATGGTCTTTTGACTTTCCTGTCTCCAAAATATGCTTAATCAGCCATATTATTCTGTGACTACTCCTTTTTCCCCTTAATTTGAAACTATTAATATAGTTTGCCTTTTAGTATGATAATCAAAGTAGTACTCGTAAGGGATATTTGTCTTTGATTAAAGGGAGAAGACTGGGTAGTTCCTCATCTCAACACCTTTACAGTTGCCTATACTCCCtattcatctctgatgtttgctcaatattttttttagagcTTAGTGCACATTCTATTGATAGAAATGATTGCTgatcccacctagtgggattaaggcttgatatgttgttgctAGCTGCAGGTTCCTTTATATCACAATGTAGTTATTATAGTAACTTCAGCCCATAGTGTTCCAGTCACAAAGATGCAACTACTATTGCTACCAAGACACCCTCatggaaattaaaaatttaagaaggGAATTGGACCTGCCCTATATTAGGATCGCCAATATTTGAATGGGACACTGTTTGCCACAAAGTATTGCATTCCCAAATGAAGCCTCAAAATGTTGGGATCATCCCTTCAAATTCATTTCCATTCACCAAACAAATTGATCTATCTTTTTCTTCTGGGGTTGCATCCAAGGTTTACAATAGACATGTTTCACTAGAGAATGAAAGGGGGAATCCCACCCCCCTTCTCCCAGGAGCATCCAAGGTTAAAGTAGTCATGTTGCACCTGGAGGACTGGCGGGGGTCAATACCCTTCCCTAGGAGCGTCCAAGGTTTACAATAGACATGCTGCACGCTGAACCTTGGTTGAAGACAATATACTTATTTACACCTTTTCTCCTTTCTCATTTGATGTGCTAAATTTTCCCATTTAATGAGGTTATCTTCTTCTGCGCTAAAAACAggacaacaacatattcagcctttatcccattatgtggggtcggctacatgaattctaaactttcatgtatttctttattttgtcttttgtcatatcttcatttaggcccatacacttcatatcaaactttaatgtctctcccaaagtctttttgggtctgccattatctttttttttgactaattgttttatttcataaaCTCTTCTCACAGGagtgtctcttggtcttcttctcacatgaccaaactatcttagtctagtctctcttattttttcctcgattggcactactcctactttattacgaataacctcatttctaattttatcttttcttgtatggccgcacatccatcatagcatcctcatctctgctacgctcgtcttttgctcatgttggtatttgactgcccaacattttgagccatacaacaaaattggtTTTATAGCTgttttatagaattttcctttcagttttaatggaattttaccatCAGATAACACTCtcaatgcatttctccattttagccaacctccCTTAATTCTATgggtgacatcctcgtgaatttctccatctttttgaattactgatctcaaatatcgaaaatggttttttctttgtataatttggtcttccaattttattataacatccttcactcttgcattcttactaaatttacatttcatacattatgttttccttctacttaatttaaatcccttagattctaaattgttttttcacaactcaagcttagtgttcactccctcttttgtttcatccaccaatactatgtcatctgcaaatagcatacaccatggcacctctgtctgaatgtgtttagtgagttaatctattactaaagcaaataagtatggatttagtgtagaaccttgatgcaattccattgtaattttaaacggtttagtatccccttgtctctgcaccgtgatacatgtctgACCTTTATTTCTGCACCGTGATATATGtctttaagggcttgtatataggctattcggactcatttattctctaaaactctccataatacttctctagggaccctatcacaGGCTTTTCTTAGATCTAAAAACACCATATGcgggtccttctgatgatcccgatacctttccattaggcgcctcagtaggtatatagtttCCATTGTTAACCTATCagacatgaaaccaaactgattttccaagacgtctgtttcttttctgagcctctgccctgttactctctcccagagtttcatggtatggctcattaacttcctctgtaattttcacagttttgaacatctcttttgttcttgtatataggaaccaaagtactattccttcactcatctggcatctttttttgatttaaggatcgtgttaaataatttcgttagccaggagataccctcttctcccatgtaTTTCCATttctattgatatattattcggtcccaccgccttttgatttttcatcttttttaatgcttgccttattttttttgaacttatgcgtcgataaaatgtatagttcacgttcccttcggagttactaagatgtcccaacctaactcttgtaatcattgaataattttgtgaaagcGCTGAAAACAGGAATGATGGATAAATAATTTTCCCTTGCTTTTACAATTGTAAGCTTTTGCTGGGTTCCTATGTCTGCTTGGATGATATCACTGAGTTATGTTGTTTGTTTCAGACCTTACTATTATCATCTTTATGCTTTgatgtttatttttcttctcctcattCCTTACTGTATGATACACAACTAGATGAAAGAAAACTTTGTTGTTTAAGccaattaacattatttttccTGCAGGGCCTAAAGTATTTTGCAAATCAAAAACATTATTTTGACAAGCTGGTGGAACTTGCCCTGGTTTCGTTAACTAAAGATGGGGGCAGTGACAATGGATTTTCCTTATCTTCTACTATAATAAACTTTGTTCTTCAGAAGGATGGAATTCAGTATGCAAGGGATATGTATAAGCGGTAATTCACTAGATCTTGGACCTCTGAACTTTGTTTTAATGAATGTTCTGAAAGTTTTATCTGCATTTCACACTGCTGGCAAATTGCAGTCCATGCTTAAATTTTCACTACATATCAGACGTCTTTtctgtttcatttttttattaggaAAATAAAGTCCTTGACAGGAACTGCCATTGCTTGAAGATttagagtaatattttcttttggcCTTTTTGGGTGTCCAGtttgtttcttgttattttcatatcaaaaaaagaaaaagaaaaaggaaaggaaagtaaagaagagcaaaaaatgTGTACCCGTTTCTAGGTTGTCCAGGAGGATGGATCGCTTGCTGTGTGTCCTTAgatttttgttgaataatttcAAGATAGAGGTGATTGGGGCTTCCTCTCTCTATTATTTGTCTActtccttttttaatttttattctgtCATCCCTTCTCTGAAATGTCTCCTTCATCTTTTAGCAGAAATTATTTTACCAAGTAAAATGATTTATAGTAGTGCTTAAACCCATTATGCACACAAACGAAAGTTCTACTCCTATATGATCATCAGTGCCTATAAAATTGCAAGAACAGTCTTGAGAAAGACTAATTGAATGCAATCTTTAAGGCAGACTGgaaaacatgttttctttttttttgtaagatgcTATGGACCCTCAACACTATTAAAGCAGGTAGTAATTCCATCTTATAAATATACCATGTCAGGCACAAAGGAGCATGAATATGGCCTTCTTTCTCTTACTCATTTTGCATTCTATTcaatttcaatggtggaacacAGCCAGCAATTTTAGACAATAATCTGAATGCTGTAGCAGGACAACTCACCTACTTTTGAATGCTTCATTATGCTATGCATATAATCTAAGATGGGCTTGTTGCACTGCTTTGctatatttttcacatttttaaattttcttatgtGCTAATTTGGAGATGACTGTAAGTCACAAGCCGTATTCCTGTTTCACTTCAGGTTTCTTGCTTTACCCCGTCCTGGACTCGTGATATATCAATACTGCATTGAGTTGGAAGCAAACCTTGCATCTGCTGGTGATAGAGATGGTCTTCTAGAAGCCCGGAAATTATATGAATCTGCGCTTGCAACCTACAAGCAAGATGTGAGCTTGTGGCAAAATTATTATTCCATGGAGAGCAAGGTAAATATGAATGGACTCTGACTAATAAAAACATAAGCATATATGATGGTTTGtgatttcgagaatatatttTTAGGAATAGTGAATGGACTACTCTACACCtgaatttaaaaacaaaaataaaaaatatgattggatCCGTGGTCTCACGTTAGTCATCGGAGCTGCAGAATTTGAATATTGTTATGCTTTTGAACTCAAAATAATTAGAGAATCAAGCCTCTCTGATTAGCCGGTCTCTTGTTCTTGTACTCCTATAGACAGTTTCAGTTTGGTCTCTCTCTGattgatatttgattgcttAGATCCACATATTTAATTCATGATTTAGTCAGTTACCTATCTTATACCACACTGAACTGAACTCAACTGAACTGATTTGGCTTTCTGATAAATTCTACAGATGGGAACCTCAGAAACAGCTAACGCCATCTATTGGCGCGCACGAAAGTCTCTGAAAGACAAGGTTGCACTTCTGTCATCTGCACATTTGTGATGGATTCCTTGTATATACCACACCAGGCAACAAGAGTGAACGTTGAGTTGATTCTTACTGGAAGAATGAAGCGATGCAATGTGTGCTATTCATGCCATTGAGAAGGAAGGGTTCGAATTGGCTATATAGTCCGGATATAGATGACTGGAGAGGAACAAAGTTTGTGAGGACTGGGTTAGTTCTAGACAAAGATGGCGCCTTTTTCTCTGAACTCTTTGAGGTTATGATGTTCACGTAGTTTCAGAATTCATATAACCAGCTCTGCCGCTCAGCCCGCCTACGCAGTGGTTAAGGCTTTTTTGGTTACTATTGTTGTTGATTGACAACCTTCTGATGTAGTTCGATATTGATGTGCTTTTGTGGTGCTCTCGGCCGAAGGCAACCTTCTCGGACGTATGCGTCATCTCGTATACATGTAATGAGTTGAAGTCCTCCATCTTGTATTTGTTTCGAGttgaatattttcatttcatttttggcTACAACTATAGTAAGACGAGttgagtttgaactttgaacGCCATAATACAAAATTCACCAAACTTGGTATTtacttttagagagagagagagagagaggggaggttGATGACAACACAAAAATGACTGAatttcttattatatatttaataatgataatatagTATTATAGATTGAATGTATGGCATAAGTATGATGCAAGGTGTTGCATTCCGCCATTTGACCGTGACCAACTAATTCTTGGCTTTGTTTGGTTGAgagttaataattaaaaaaatatttttctttatataaacTTTTCTAAAAAgttattaatgaaaatgttaCTGACATTTAtctattcattttcttcatttaatccttcctattaaaaaaaatgcacacAATCTTATAAGTTATAAGAATATTAAACTATTCTTTATTTGATTacgataaaaaaaattgcaagtaGTTAATAAgcaaatttccaaaaaattaaagtgaaatTACAATCTCATCATCTCACCCACAATCGATCGTCATCCTACCAACggcaagagagagggagagagagtgcTTGCTGGTTTGCTACGACGAGCACCACCCGGTGGGGATGTGGTTTGGTTGTCTCGACTTGGCCGAGAAAGATTGAGGATCTCTCCGCCACCCACTGCATTCCACCAACCCTTtgcattttcctttccttttataatttatatatataatataattggacatatatatattttaatatatatatatattaaaaggcCATTATTTTCTCCCTCCCTctatctcttttctcttctgTTCTTCCCAAATGCTCACTTAGCCGCACGGATTTGCTCACCCTttgaaggagaaagagaagaagagctCCATCAACGAACAACCCGTTctgtaatctctctctctctctctctctctctctatatatatatatatagatgtgttTCAATGCATGAGTTGGGTGGTGTCATTGAGATTGTGTCTAAATGATAATTTTCtgatctcaaatcaattttgTTTGTGGGTTATTTCTTCTGCCAGGTAGGCATCTGTCATTGCTGCGATCCGCTTTCTctctgatttttttaaatttttccatgAATTTCTTGGTACCATTTCAAGATCGTTTCTAGTGACTGGTGTTTTGCCTCTACTTTTTCTTGATTCTCCTGAAATGACTGATTCTAGTCCGTTTCAGCATAGTTTGTCAATTCGGCTGATTCTGTTCTTGATAGCATGTTAAACGAATGCCGAGCCCTTAATATCGCGTACTGTTGAAGTTTGAATTCGTATTTTGGTCAATCTGTTTCGAGTAGATTGCTGGCCATTAATGCCCTGGAAATTTGGAGATGCATTAGGATGCTTCAGAGTGAAATGATTAGTATTTGTTTTGTCCATGTTGATTATCTTGTTTATTGTCTCTATTGCATAAGAGGCACTGCCCTGAAATGCAATGTAAATCTCAATGTACTAGCTTGGTTGGTCATTGTGATGTCTAAAGCTCCTTCTCGAGGTTTCCATTATTTTAAATCAACTCTCAATTTCTTTAGGTTTCTATGTGATTGGTTTGTGCTATCCATTTGTTGGCTGTGATCATGCTTAATTTTAGTTTTGGCCGAACGTTGAATGCAATTGTTTGTTAGTTCTTGGTTATGCACGGTATCTGAGTATTATGTCTATTTTGATGAGTGGCAATTAGACGCAAGCCTACAAGAAAATGAGGGGAGGAGCTTTGTGGCAACTTGGGCAATCAATCACTCGCCgactttctcaagctgataagAAGGTCATAGGTCGGCGATGCTTTGCCACAGAAGCTGAACTTAAGAAGACAGTTTTATATGATTTCCATGTCTCAAATGGTGGCAAGATGGTTCCATTTGCTGGTTGGAGTATGCCGATTCAATACAAGGACTCAATCATGGATTCCACTGTGAACTGTAGAGAAAATGGTGGGCTTTTTGATGTCTCTCACATGTGTGGGCTGAGCCTCAAGGGGAAGGACTGTATCCCATTTCTTGAGAAACTTGTTATTGCTGATGTTGCCGGGCTTGCCCCTGGAACAGGGACTCTTACTGTCTTCACAAATGAGAAGGGAGGGGCAATTGATGATTCGGTTATCACAAAGGTCAAGGATGACTACATATACCTGGTTGTGAATGCGGGGTGCAGAGATAAGGATCTTGCACACA is from Diospyros lotus cultivar Yz01 chromosome 2, ASM1463336v1, whole genome shotgun sequence and encodes:
- the LOC127795817 gene encoding uncharacterized protein LOC127795817, producing the protein MADVVQYKLERMVDELDDLERRGLFTRREISEIVKQRRKFEYRLKRPSPLKHDFLTYIDYEKSLDALRLLRKKAVARQLQDQRDVENDENKKKIKMKKSVSDFAGVSRILEIYRLATTRFKGDLELWFQYLEFCRQRKNGRMKKVLAQVIRFHPKVPGVWIYAAAWEFDQNLNAAAARSIMQSGLRACPTSEDLWVEYLRMELTYLNKLKARKVALGEDEGTLTRNYEVAEENQWRDENKELFVALDKSGDNDESAALQNEESKKLDLFQEQGLSILQTIYGGAVEALPSSLSLRKRFVEILEAINLGRSEEMRKEILADMKRDFAKDPEYWDWLARLEITNSTSTQVLNKEITPARLDKAIQVYEEAIEVLPSDEMFSRYTRFLREVIGQKNGDAQSPGAICPSGHALDLISHTLVVYERAESEGCITEDLACQYVSFYMQARRLEEARKLAEKLCNGKLSNAVELWVLRLSLEMRCVTERSGFPSKADLMSVFELLKSVLREMAVWKAKSLWLMGLKYFANQKHYFDKLVELALVSLTKDGGSDNGFSLSSTIINFVLQKDGIQYARDMYKRFLALPRPGLVIYQYCIELEANLASAGDRDGLLEARKLYESALATYKQDVSLWQNYYSMESKMGTSETANAIYWRARKSLKDKVALLSSAHL